One segment of Psychromonas sp. psych-6C06 DNA contains the following:
- the phrB gene encoding deoxyribodipyrimidine photo-lyase, with protein MELVWFRKDLRINDNPALYQSCLNGPTTAIYFITPEQWQQHDVAPIQIDLMQRALNHLSVQLGKLGIALQVIEVNSFVDIPARLVAYCKQNNIGNVYANSEVEVDEITRDIQSQQVLSEAQIGFNLYQADCLINPGEVVTKQGDMYKVFTPFKNCCLKMLRQEVNLHPYPAPVIQGAPIENPDILLPLDKINSSAWPASEEEAYQSLQKFINLHVEDYHEQRDFPALSATSKLGPCLALGIISAKQCVYYLLQAFPTLLDGNATGPVVWLNEILWREFYRHIMVLNPHIGKGANYNPKAKNIIWNNNDEDFVAWCAGKTGYPLVDAAMRQLNETGWMHNRLRMVCASFLTKHLLIDWRWGEKYFKQHLIDGDFASNNGGWQWAASTGCDAQPYFRIFNPTLQSKKFDPNGEFIRIYLQQRQGINSKQLHEPIKPIVEHKFARQRALLSFSVLKAQEHQGG; from the coding sequence ATGGAACTTGTATGGTTTCGTAAAGATTTACGTATCAACGATAATCCCGCACTTTATCAATCCTGCCTGAATGGCCCAACAACCGCCATTTACTTTATTACTCCCGAACAATGGCAACAACACGATGTCGCACCTATTCAGATTGATTTAATGCAACGTGCGCTAAATCATTTAAGTGTGCAACTCGGAAAATTAGGTATTGCCTTGCAGGTTATTGAAGTAAATAGCTTTGTTGATATTCCGGCACGACTAGTCGCATATTGTAAGCAAAATAACATTGGTAATGTATATGCAAACAGTGAAGTAGAAGTTGATGAGATCACTCGTGATATTCAAAGCCAACAAGTATTAAGTGAAGCACAAATAGGTTTTAACCTCTATCAAGCAGACTGTTTGATAAACCCTGGTGAAGTAGTAACAAAACAAGGGGATATGTACAAAGTTTTCACTCCTTTTAAAAACTGTTGCTTAAAAATGCTTAGGCAAGAAGTAAACCTGCATCCTTATCCTGCACCGGTTATACAAGGTGCACCCATTGAAAACCCTGACATTTTATTGCCACTTGATAAAATAAACAGTAGTGCTTGGCCAGCCAGCGAAGAAGAGGCTTATCAGTCATTGCAAAAATTTATCAATTTGCACGTTGAAGATTATCATGAGCAGCGAGACTTTCCTGCTTTGTCAGCGACTTCAAAACTAGGACCCTGTTTAGCCCTAGGTATTATCAGCGCAAAACAGTGTGTCTATTATCTATTGCAAGCTTTTCCTACTTTACTTGATGGTAATGCAACAGGCCCCGTTGTTTGGCTTAATGAAATTCTTTGGCGAGAGTTTTATCGTCATATCATGGTACTTAATCCACACATTGGTAAAGGTGCTAACTACAACCCCAAAGCTAAAAATATAATTTGGAATAATAATGATGAAGATTTTGTGGCTTGGTGTGCAGGTAAAACCGGCTACCCATTAGTAGATGCGGCAATGCGTCAACTCAATGAAACCGGATGGATGCATAATCGCCTGCGTATGGTTTGTGCCAGCTTTCTTACCAAGCACCTTTTAATCGACTGGCGTTGGGGAGAAAAATATTTTAAACAACACTTAATTGATGGTGACTTTGCTTCTAACAATGGTGGCTGGCAATGGGCAGCCAGTACAGGCTGTGACGCACAGCCCTATTTTCGTATTTTTAATCCAACCTTACAAAGCAAGAAATTTGATCCAAATGGGGAGTTTATCCGTATCTATTTACAACAGCGTCAAGGCATCAATAGCAAGCAACTACACGAACCTATTAAGCCAATCGTTGAACATAAATTTGCACGACAACGC